ACAAGGAACCCGGGCAGCCTCGACCGGGCGTCGCCGACGGCCTGGGACGCGGCGACCGCCGGTCCTGAGGAGGCTTCGAGCATGTCGGTGTCGATCGTGCCCCTCGGCCGGCTGGTCTACGGCATGCAGCTGCAGGTGCAGGCCAAGAGCAAGACGTTCGCCGAGGAGTGGGAGCTCGGGGCGGGCCGGGACGAGCTCGAGGCGATCGTCCGCAAGGCCGACGAGACCGGCTTCTTCTATGTCGGCGTCTGCGACCACATCGCCGTCCCGCGGCCGTTCGATGCCCACATGCGCACCACGTGGTACGACACGGTGGCCACCCTGGGCTGGATCGCGGCGTTGACCCGCAACGTGCGCATCCTCTCCCACATCTACGTGCTCGCCTATCGCCACCCGCTGCTCACGGCCAAGGCGTTCATGACCCTCGACGAGCTCTCCGGCGGCCGGGCGGTGCTCGGCGTCGGCACGGGCCACCTCGAAGGTGAGTTCAGCGTCCTGGGGGCCGACTTCCACGAGCGGGGCCGGCGCACCGACGAGGCCATCGACGTCGTCCGCGCCGCCTTGACCGAGGAGTACCCCGACGTGGACACGGGCTCGTGGTCGATCCACGACGCCGGGCTGGCGCCGCGGCCGCGTCAGCCCCAGGTACCGATCTGGGTGGGCGGGTCATCGCGGGCGGCCCTGCGACGAGCCGCCGAGCGGGGCGACGGCTGGCTCCCTCAAGGCACCCCCAGAGACGAGATGCCCGAGTCGATCGCCTACCTCCTCCAGCACCGCAAGGCGACGCGCGGCGACGAGCCGATCGACATCGGCGTGATCACCGAGGTGCTGTATGTCGGCGATCCGAGGTGGGACGTGGGGGCCCGCACCATCTCCGGCTCGCCCGAGCTGCTCGCCGAGCGGCTCAACGAGTTCGCGGGCATGGGAGTGAGCCACGTCCAGGTCAGATTTCGCAATCGCTCGCTGCAGGAGCTGCTGGACCAGATGGACGCCTTCGCCGCCGAGGTGGCGCCGCTTCTCACAGGCCCGTGAAACTCCCGCCGTCGCAGACGATGGTCTGGCCGGTGACGTAGCTCGCGCCGTCGCCGGACAGGAAGACGACGACCGCGCCGATGTCGCGCTCGGCGTCGCCGATCCGCCCCAGGGGGACGCGTGCGGTCACCCGCTTGCGCAGCTCGGGATTGGTCTCGAAGGCGCCCAGCAGCGCTGGCGTCTCCGCCACCGGGGCGATGCAGTTGACCGTGATCCCGTGCTCTCCCCACTCTCGGGCCAGGCTCTTGGCCATGGCCCGCTGGGCGGCCTTGACGGGCGCATAGATGGGGATGTTGGCGCTGCCCTCGACGCCCGCGGGCGACGTGACGAGGACCAGGCGTCCACGCTGGCCCGCGGCCCGCAGATGAGGGAAGGCGAGCTGGGCGCAGTGAAACGATCCCCACACCGCCGTGCGCGAGAAGCCGTGCCACATCCGGTCGTCGACCTCCTCCAACCGATGGGGCGCGCCGGCCCGGCCGCCGAAGGCGTTGTGGACCATGATCTCCAGCCCGCCGAAGCGCTCGACGGTCTCCGCTACGGCGGTCCCGACGTCGCCGCGAACTGTCACGTCGGTCTGTACACAGATCGCCGAGCCGCCGCGGTCCCGGATCTCGGCTGCCACCGGCTCACCCGTCACAGCCCGGCGGGCGGCTATGACGACGTTCGCCCCCTCACCCGCAAGGGCCAGCGCGATGCCCCTGCCCACTCCCTGCCCGGCGCCGGTCACCATGCCAGTGCGACCCTCGAGGGATCCGTTCACGGGGCCATCCAGACGCCGCCGTCGACGCAGATCGTCGCCCCCGTGACGAAGTGCCCGCCGTCGCTGGCCAGGAACACGACCACGGGCCCGAGGTCG
The genomic region above belongs to Acidimicrobiales bacterium and contains:
- a CDS encoding TIGR03619 family F420-dependent LLM class oxidoreductase produces the protein MSVSIVPLGRLVYGMQLQVQAKSKTFAEEWELGAGRDELEAIVRKADETGFFYVGVCDHIAVPRPFDAHMRTTWYDTVATLGWIAALTRNVRILSHIYVLAYRHPLLTAKAFMTLDELSGGRAVLGVGTGHLEGEFSVLGADFHERGRRTDEAIDVVRAALTEEYPDVDTGSWSIHDAGLAPRPRQPQVPIWVGGSSRAALRRAAERGDGWLPQGTPRDEMPESIAYLLQHRKATRGDEPIDIGVITEVLYVGDPRWDVGARTISGSPELLAERLNEFAGMGVSHVQVRFRNRSLQELLDQMDAFAAEVAPLLTGP
- a CDS encoding SDR family oxidoreductase, translating into MNGSLEGRTGMVTGAGQGVGRGIALALAGEGANVVIAARRAVTGEPVAAEIRDRGGSAICVQTDVTVRGDVGTAVAETVERFGGLEIMVHNAFGGRAGAPHRLEEVDDRMWHGFSRTAVWGSFHCAQLAFPHLRAAGQRGRLVLVTSPAGVEGSANIPIYAPVKAAQRAMAKSLAREWGEHGITVNCIAPVAETPALLGAFETNPELRKRVTARVPLGRIGDAERDIGAVVVFLSGDGASYVTGQTIVCDGGSFTGL